Within the Thiohalobacter sp. IOR34 genome, the region TTCACGACTTCTCGCGGCGCCCCGAGTTCGCCGGGCGGATCATCCTCATCGAGGGCTACGACATGGCCCTGGCGCGCAAGCTGGTGACCGGCGTCGACGTCTGGCTCAACACCCCCGAATACCCGATGGAGGCCAGCGGCACCTCGGGCGAGAAGGCCGGCATCAACGGCGTGCTCAACCTGAGCGTGCTCGACGGCTGGTGGGGCGAGGGCTACAACGGCGAGAACGGCTGGGCGATCACCCCGCACGGCCCGCAGTACGACGCCGCCTACCGCGACCAGGAGGAATCGACCGAGCTGCTCGACATCCTGGAGAACCAGCTCATCCCGCTGTATTACGAGCGCAACGGCCACGGTTATCCCGAGGGCTGGGTGCGCATGTCCAAGGCCTCGATCCGTTCCATCCTGCCGCAGTTCAACTCGGAACGGATGGTGATGGACTATATCCGCGACTTCTATTCGCCGGCCGCCCGCCAGCAGCGCGCCCTGGCCGACAACGGCCATGCCGGCGCCCGCGATCTGGCCGCCTGGAAGCGCAAGGTCTGGGCCACCTGGCCGCAGGTCTCGCTGCGCCGGCTCGACCCGCCCGTGGCCGAGGTGACGGCCGGCTCGCCGCTGGAGATCCGCGTCGCCGCCCGGCTGCACGGCCTGTCGGCGAAGGATGTCACCCTGGAATGCGTGGTCGGCGTGGAGGACAGCCACGGGGAATTCCAGGTCCGCGAGTGCTTCTCCTTCGAGGCGGACGGCACCGGCAGGGACGGCGAGACGCTGTTCTGCCTGCAGCTGCTGCCGCCGCTGCCCGGCCTGCAGTACTACAAGCTGCGCATGTACCCCAGCCACCCGCTGCTCAGTCATCCCTTCGAGACCGGCTGCATGCTCTGGCTGTAGAACGCCGGGAGATTCAGCGGCCGTAGAGCGCGGCCAGCGCCCGCAGCCGCGGCGCCCGGTCCTCGCCGACCATCGACCAGTCGAAGCGCCAGCCCCAGTTGCCCTCTGTGACCCCGGGGGTGTTCATGCGGTGCTCGCTGCCCAGCTCCAGCACGTCCTGCAGCGGCACCACCGCAAGGGTCGCCACCGAAGCATAGGCGGCACGGATCAGTGCCCAGGGCATGTCGGCATCCCCGATCGCCAGATAGTCGCGCACATGGGCGCGCAGCGCCTCGTCGGCACTGCGGTACCAGCCGAGGCTGGTATCGTTGTCGTGGGTGCCGGTGTAGACCACGCTGAGCCGTTCGTGGTTGTGCGGTAGATAGGGGTTGTCGGCCCCGCCGCCAAAGGCGAACTGGAGGATCTTCATGCCCGGCAGGCCGAACTGCCGGCGCAGGGCCACGACCTCCGGGGTGATGGTGCCCAGATCCTCGGCCACCAGCGGCAGTTCACCGAACACTTCCTGCAGTCGGCTGAAGAAACGCGCCCCCGGGGCCGGCTCCCAGTGGCCATCGACGGCGGTCTCCGCGTCGCCCGGTATCTCCCAGTAGGCCTCGAAGCCGCGGAAATGATCGAGCCGGATCAGGTCGAACAGCTCGCGCTGGGTCCGCAGCCGCTCGATCCACCAGGCGAAGTCATGCGCCGCCAGCGCCTCCCAGTCGTACACCGGGTTGCCCCAGCGCTGGCCGGTCTCCGAGAAATAGTCGGGCGGCACCCCGGCCACCACCCGTGGCCGACCGGCCGGGTCGAGCTTGAAGTACTCACGATGGGCCCAGACCTCGGCGCTGTCGTGGGCAACGAAGATCGGGATGTCGCCGAACAGCAGGATACCGTGGCGGTTGGCGTGCTCGCGCAGCTCACGCCACTGGCGGAAGAACACGAACTGTTCGAAGCGGGCCTGCTCGATGCTCTCCGCCAGGCGCTCGCCGGCCGCCGCCAGCGCCGCCGGCTCCCGGTCGCGCAGCGGTTCCGGCCAGTCCACCCAGGAGCGGTTCTGCTGCTCTTCGTGCAGTGCCCGGTAGAGCGCAAAGTCCTCCAGCCAGCCGGCATGCTCGCGGCGGAAGGCGGCGAAAGCGGCACGCTGGTCGGCATCGGCGTGCTGCCGGAAACCGGCCAGCGCCGCCGTCAGAACCTGGCGCCGCCCGCCGGCCGGCGGCGCATCCAGCCAGCCCCAGCGCCGCAGCCGCTCCAGGCAGATCAGCTGCGGATCGCCGGCATGCACCGACATGCACTGGTAAGGGGATCGGTCCTCGTGGGTGGGACCGAGCGGCAACACCTGCCAGACACGCTGGCCGCCAGCGACCAGGAAATCCACGAAACGAAAGGCCTCGTCCCCCAGCTCGCCGCCCGGCAGCGAGGTGGGGTGCAGCAGGATACCGGCCCGCCGTTCGCTGAAACGATCCATCCTGGAATCTCCCCCGCGGCTCAGTCGCCGCCCGGCTGGCCATGGCGCATCACCCCGCCATGCGCCACGGCAGCCGTCGTGCCGCCGAAGGAGAAGGCATGGGCGAGATACTCGGGGGCGCTGCGGCCGAGGCGTTGATAGAGATTGGCCAGCTGCAAGCGGAACAGGCGGTCGAAGTCCTGCACCGTGCCCGAAGGGTTGTAGTCACCGAACCACCAGAACCAGTCGGAACCCTCGCAGATGGCCAGTTGCTCCTCGGCGGCACGCAGGGTCTCGGCATCCAGCCGCCCCTCGGCAACGGTCTCGTCGAAGACCCGCTTGGCCTCGGCCAGCATCTCCCAGCCACGGTTCTTGTCGGCATCGCCGATCCAGGTGGAGAAGGTGCCATAGACCCAGCTCCCCGCCACCAGCCGGCTCAGTGGCGCGGCCTCCACCCCGACATCCAGGCAGGCGCTGAAGGTGGTGAGATTGAGCCGCGGGTGCTCCACCAGCTTCTGGTAGAGGGTACTGAGGAAGTAGTAGCCGTTCTCCGGGTAGTATTCCCAGGCGTTCTCGCCATCGAGGATGATCGACACCACCCGTCGCTCCACGGGCAGGCTGCCCTCGGCGGCAGCGATGTTCTCCAGATGATGAATCAGATTGGCAACGGCATCGTCCGCATGCCAGTCGGAATAGGTGAAGCCGATGGCATCGGACAGGCCGTCGTCACGGAAGAAACAGGCCAGTTGTCTGCCTTGCAGATGATAGGGCCGGAACAGGCTGTCTTCCCGGCGCTGCTCCTGCTGGTGCGGGTCGCAGCGCAGGCTGTTGAACAGCACGCTCTCGCCGCTGGCCGCCCACTGGAAGCCGTGCTCCTCCAGCAGTTCCAAGGTCGCCTCGCTGACGCCCCCCTCCGAGGGCCAGCAGCCGCGGGCCTCGAAACCGAAATGGCGCCGGAAACAGCGCTGCGCCTCGCGCAGATGCCACTCGGCCCGTTGCCGACCACCGGGATAGGCCTCGATGCTGGGCAGACTGACCTCCGGCATGGCCTCGCGTGCCGCGTGCAGGTCGAGGAGCAGGGGCACGATGGGATGGGCATAGGGCGAGACCGAGAGCTCGATGCGGCCAGCTTCGGCCAGCCGACGGTAGCGTTCCACCAGGCCACCCAGCAACTCGCCGATGATGCCGAGCAGTTCGCGCCGTTCCTGCAAGCTGTAGCCGCGCGCCCTGTCCTGCAGGGCCTGGATGCGCCGGTCGCTGCGGCGCACCGTCTCGCCCAGCCAGGCCAGGTGGTACCAGACCAGGATATCGGTGAAGAACTGCTCGTCGAGATAGCCCAGGGTCTGCGGATGTTCGATACACCAGCGCGCCATGTCCGCCAGCGCACGGTAGGCGGGGAAGCGGTCGATGAACCGTTTCTCGTTGGCGCGCAGGCAGGCGCGCAGCAGATGCAGCCGCGATTCGTCGTCGACCGGCGGCGCCGGGTGGGCCAGGCTGTTCAACAGGCTGTCGTGGATCACCCCGCCGCCATGCAGGAAACCCTGCACCTGGGCGGCATAGTCGTCCAGCTGATCGAGCAGCACCGGGGCGAAGTTGACCACCGCGCGCGCCTGCGGATTGGCCTCCAGATGGGCGGCCATGTCGACATAGTCCTTGATGGCGTGCAGATAGGTCCAGGGCTGTTCGTACTGGCCGTTGTTGGTATCGCGGTACTGCGGCTGATGCATGTGCCACA harbors:
- a CDS encoding glycoside hydrolase family 57 protein yields the protein MSAEGRLNVVLMWHMHQPQYRDTNNGQYEQPWTYLHAIKDYVDMAAHLEANPQARAVVNFAPVLLDQLDDYAAQVQGFLHGGGVIHDSLLNSLAHPAPPVDDESRLHLLRACLRANEKRFIDRFPAYRALADMARWCIEHPQTLGYLDEQFFTDILVWYHLAWLGETVRRSDRRIQALQDRARGYSLQERRELLGIIGELLGGLVERYRRLAEAGRIELSVSPYAHPIVPLLLDLHAAREAMPEVSLPSIEAYPGGRQRAEWHLREAQRCFRRHFGFEARGCWPSEGGVSEATLELLEEHGFQWAASGESVLFNSLRCDPHQQEQRREDSLFRPYHLQGRQLACFFRDDGLSDAIGFTYSDWHADDAVANLIHHLENIAAAEGSLPVERRVVSIILDGENAWEYYPENGYYFLSTLYQKLVEHPRLNLTTFSACLDVGVEAAPLSRLVAGSWVYGTFSTWIGDADKNRGWEMLAEAKRVFDETVAEGRLDAETLRAAEEQLAICEGSDWFWWFGDYNPSGTVQDFDRLFRLQLANLYQRLGRSAPEYLAHAFSFGGTTAAVAHGGVMRHGQPGGD
- the malQ gene encoding 4-alpha-glucanotransferase, whose translation is MDRFSERRAGILLHPTSLPGGELGDEAFRFVDFLVAGGQRVWQVLPLGPTHEDRSPYQCMSVHAGDPQLICLERLRRWGWLDAPPAGGRRQVLTAALAGFRQHADADQRAAFAAFRREHAGWLEDFALYRALHEEQQNRSWVDWPEPLRDREPAALAAAGERLAESIEQARFEQFVFFRQWRELREHANRHGILLFGDIPIFVAHDSAEVWAHREYFKLDPAGRPRVVAGVPPDYFSETGQRWGNPVYDWEALAAHDFAWWIERLRTQRELFDLIRLDHFRGFEAYWEIPGDAETAVDGHWEPAPGARFFSRLQEVFGELPLVAEDLGTITPEVVALRRQFGLPGMKILQFAFGGGADNPYLPHNHERLSVVYTGTHDNDTSLGWYRSADEALRAHVRDYLAIGDADMPWALIRAAYASVATLAVVPLQDVLELGSEHRMNTPGVTEGNWGWRFDWSMVGEDRAPRLRALAALYGR